Proteins found in one Pontibacter sp. SGAir0037 genomic segment:
- a CDS encoding ABC transporter permease — protein sequence MIRSYFLTALRSLVRNKSYSFLNIVGLALGITCSILLFLVIRYELSFDTFHPKADRIYRITTTVTREDQSKKESSVYFPVSTVLRQNNPGFENLSQVYADENIQISVPAASGNEPKHYLEEGLIGFVEPEYFDVFDFAPDKASFQEGLQEPNTAVLTRSLAAKYFPGEDATGKIIRLNNKINLKVLSVIPDLPANTDMPFFMFVSYASVKNYSTFDLNSWNYSLSYQHVYLTLPAHANVAAFEAAMNRTLKAHMPPNKSEITAFALQPLHDFHYNPDISNFSDQVTPRTTIWAMAVIGIFLVLTACINFVNLATAQAIKRAKEVGVRKVLGSNRSQLMFRFFGETLLITLFATLISVIMVELSLPYLNNLLELHLNFSLLLDPVLLLFLVLEIAAVTFFSGIYPAFVMARFRPIDALKSKIATQQVSGLSFRSTLVVAQFTICQVLIICTLVVTEQMQYLRNKSLGFNREGVVQVILPSQSAKKLMAYRQDILLHPAVKAVSFALAPPSSNFTYGTSFFYERSTEKMPFHSNTKFADENYFDMFNIPFVAGRAYTRNDTATEVVINETMRRKLGLKSPEEALGKKISFDGRSQLPIIGVVEDFHQNSLHAGVDPSIMTTSAENYFFLTAKIDVGQTEAALRHIENTWHKAYPDNVFDYEFLDETIAAFYRDEARQNTLFKVFSCIAILIGCLGLYGLVAFMAAQRTKEVGIRKVMGASVLDITVLFSKEFIKLVIIAFIIAAPVAYYLMQMWLQNFTYKIDINYQVFVLAGTATLLIALLTMSAQAIKAAVANPVLSLKSE from the coding sequence ATGATAAGATCTTATTTTTTAACAGCACTTCGCTCCCTGGTACGGAACAAGAGCTATAGCTTTTTGAATATTGTGGGTTTAGCGCTAGGGATTACCTGCAGTATTCTGCTATTCCTGGTTATTCGCTACGAACTAAGCTTTGATACTTTCCATCCCAAAGCAGATCGAATTTACCGCATTACCACCACTGTTACCCGCGAAGACCAGTCAAAAAAAGAGTCTTCGGTCTACTTCCCGGTAAGCACTGTTCTCCGCCAGAACAACCCTGGCTTTGAGAACCTATCGCAGGTATATGCCGATGAAAATATTCAGATAAGTGTTCCCGCAGCATCCGGCAATGAACCGAAACATTACCTGGAAGAGGGCCTGATTGGTTTTGTAGAGCCGGAATACTTCGATGTGTTTGATTTTGCCCCGGATAAAGCAAGTTTTCAGGAAGGCCTGCAGGAGCCTAATACAGCGGTGCTTACCCGATCTCTTGCTGCAAAATATTTTCCGGGTGAAGACGCTACAGGCAAAATCATCAGACTGAACAACAAGATAAACCTGAAGGTGCTTTCGGTTATACCTGATTTGCCTGCCAATACTGACATGCCATTTTTCATGTTTGTGTCTTATGCTTCTGTAAAAAACTACTCCACCTTCGACTTGAACTCCTGGAACTATAGCCTGAGTTACCAGCATGTATACCTCACGTTGCCTGCTCATGCCAATGTTGCTGCCTTCGAGGCGGCCATGAACCGGACCCTGAAGGCACATATGCCGCCTAATAAGAGCGAGATTACTGCTTTTGCTTTACAACCCCTGCACGACTTCCACTACAACCCAGATATCTCTAACTTTTCCGACCAAGTAACGCCACGTACCACGATTTGGGCTATGGCAGTTATCGGTATTTTCCTGGTGCTGACGGCCTGCATTAACTTTGTGAACCTGGCCACAGCACAGGCCATTAAACGAGCCAAAGAAGTAGGTGTCCGCAAAGTATTAGGCAGTAACCGCAGTCAACTGATGTTCCGCTTTTTTGGAGAAACACTGCTCATAACACTCTTTGCTACTTTAATTTCAGTTATCATGGTGGAGCTAAGCCTGCCCTACCTTAACAACCTGCTGGAGCTACACCTGAACTTCAGTCTGTTGCTCGACCCTGTGCTGCTGTTATTCCTGGTGCTTGAAATTGCGGCTGTCACCTTTTTCTCCGGCATTTATCCTGCTTTTGTCATGGCGCGTTTCCGGCCGATAGATGCGCTTAAAAGTAAAATAGCCACACAGCAGGTTTCGGGGCTCTCGTTTAGAAGCACTTTGGTTGTAGCTCAGTTTACAATTTGCCAAGTGCTGATTATCTGTACCCTGGTTGTAACGGAGCAGATGCAGTATCTTCGAAATAAATCATTGGGATTTAATAGAGAAGGTGTTGTACAGGTGATACTTCCAAGCCAGTCTGCCAAAAAGCTCATGGCATACCGGCAGGATATCCTATTGCATCCTGCTGTAAAAGCAGTAAGTTTTGCCCTGGCTCCACCCTCCTCTAACTTCACGTATGGCACCAGCTTCTTTTATGAGCGGTCTACCGAAAAGATGCCCTTTCATTCCAACACTAAATTTGCCGATGAGAACTACTTCGACATGTTCAATATTCCATTTGTTGCAGGCCGTGCATATACACGAAACGATACGGCTACCGAAGTAGTGATTAACGAAACCATGCGCCGCAAACTTGGTCTTAAATCACCGGAAGAGGCATTAGGCAAAAAAATATCTTTTGATGGGAGAAGTCAACTCCCTATCATCGGGGTGGTAGAAGATTTTCATCAGAATTCCCTTCATGCCGGAGTGGATCCTTCTATTATGACCACCAGCGCCGAAAATTACTTTTTTTTGACAGCTAAAATAGATGTCGGCCAAACAGAAGCGGCTTTACGCCATATCGAAAATACCTGGCATAAAGCTTATCCGGACAATGTATTTGATTATGAATTTTTAGATGAAACCATTGCAGCCTTTTACCGCGACGAAGCCAGGCAGAATACGCTTTTTAAAGTTTTTTCCTGCATAGCCATCCTGATTGGTTGCCTCGGGTTATACGGCTTAGTGGCCTTTATGGCAGCCCAGCGCACCAAAGAGGTAGGTATACGCAAAGTGATGGGGGCATCTGTATTGGATATCACCGTGTTGTTTTCGAAAGAGTTTATAAAGCTGGTTATTATTGCTTTTATTATAGCGGCCCCTGTAGCTTATTACCTCATGCAAATGTGGCTTCAGAATTTTACTTATAAAATCGACATAAACTACCAGGTCTTTGTTTTGGCCGGCACAGCCACACTCTTGATTGCCCTGCTTACCATGAGCGCTCAAGCCATTAAAGCAGCAGTAGCTAACCCGGTGCTATCCCTGAAGAGTGAGTAG
- a CDS encoding site-specific integrase: protein MSKRIRIIFYLKKQRNYSSGPVRITVSGKRAEISTARECEPRRWNASAGRAIGTKEAVLSLNAYLDTLQQKVYEAHRKLLEQGREATAKKVKAAYLGKQEKASMLVEELEAHNQRVEALLGSESTLKGYKTSLYHIKEFLLSKHGIKDIDLKQMDYGFISDYDFYLRSTCGCSNNSTLKYMKLLKKVINECLHQGLVEKAPFLHYKGKVKQLDRVYLTEEELQKITAKEMVTERLSQVRNIFLFCCLTGLAYTYVQRLTKENIIKGIDGEAWLVVQRQKTGNPTRLPLLPSAKLILDRYRQHPQCLYKNRLLPVLSNQKMNAYLKEIMDVCGISKPVTSHTARHTFATTVTLLNGVPMESVSKMLGHTSIKTTQHYAKCRLP, encoded by the coding sequence ATGAGCAAGCGCATCAGAATTATCTTTTACCTGAAAAAACAAAGAAACTATTCATCTGGCCCCGTGCGCATCACCGTTAGCGGGAAGAGAGCCGAGATCTCTACAGCCAGGGAATGTGAGCCCCGCCGCTGGAATGCATCTGCCGGAAGGGCCATAGGTACAAAAGAAGCTGTTCTTTCCCTGAACGCTTACCTAGACACGCTCCAGCAGAAAGTATACGAAGCCCACCGTAAACTACTGGAGCAAGGAAGAGAAGCCACTGCAAAAAAAGTAAAAGCTGCCTACCTGGGCAAGCAGGAAAAAGCCAGCATGCTCGTAGAAGAGCTAGAGGCACATAACCAGCGCGTAGAGGCCCTACTAGGCTCCGAGTCCACCCTAAAGGGCTACAAAACATCTTTATACCACATAAAGGAATTTCTTTTAAGTAAACATGGCATTAAGGACATAGACTTAAAGCAAATGGACTACGGCTTTATATCGGATTATGACTTTTACCTCCGAAGTACCTGTGGCTGCTCTAACAACTCCACTTTAAAGTACATGAAGCTGCTCAAAAAAGTCATCAACGAATGCCTGCACCAAGGGCTAGTGGAGAAAGCCCCTTTCCTCCACTACAAAGGCAAAGTAAAGCAGTTGGATCGGGTATACTTGACTGAGGAAGAACTGCAGAAAATAACAGCCAAAGAGATGGTCACCGAGCGGCTAAGCCAGGTTAGGAACATATTCCTATTCTGTTGCCTGACGGGCCTTGCCTACACATACGTGCAGCGGCTCACCAAAGAAAACATCATCAAAGGCATTGACGGGGAAGCCTGGCTTGTTGTCCAGCGGCAGAAGACCGGCAACCCTACCCGCCTACCTTTGTTGCCATCGGCCAAGTTGATTCTGGACAGGTACCGGCAGCACCCGCAGTGTCTCTACAAAAACCGCCTGCTGCCTGTGCTGAGTAATCAGAAGATGAACGCGTACCTCAAAGAGATCATGGACGTGTGCGGGATCTCAAAACCCGTCACCTCCCATACTGCTCGCCATACCTTTGCCACTACCGTTACGCTGCTGAACGGGGTGCCGATGGAGAGCGTATCGAAAATGCTCGGCCATACTTCCATCAAGACCACCCAACATTATGCCAAGTGTAGACTTCCCTGA
- a CDS encoding IS1182 family transposase, which translates to MKLKQACSRHESPGGGASLEELISPDNEVRFIDAFVDSLPLDKLGFRTEFPENGRPAYAPAALLKLLVYGYLNRIRSSRCLEKECCRNLEVMWLLGQLAPDHNTIANFRKNNSKAIARVFRSTVKLAQHFHLIGGELLAGDSTKLRAQNSKKNNYNRAKIDRHLAYIDRRLADCALALEEANDAAVTQKLTCTLARHAQRRQYYLHLLQHLEDSGEEQVSPSDTESRQMIIRNTITEVAYNVQATVDARHCLLIDYRVTNRNDSKAMGAMVRRAKRIVGNSSFTALFDKGYHTGSELEIAQQLGITTLVAVPAPASTAPDPGYNLEHFAYDQASDVYTCPAGQQLTTNGSVYTKHRGRSNQTSFHQYRSKACKTCPVRHLCTVAKNGRLIERNLYSPVFERNRQNIENNPALYKRRQAIVEHPFGTLKRQWGYSYVLTKKGMGRASADVGLMLVAYNLRRIRRIVGWERLLAYVSSFAGILIMMMHLKGLVEAQLPKYKKLTSNTIYPKFPIFNKPTG; encoded by the coding sequence ATGAAATTAAAACAAGCCTGTAGCCGGCATGAGTCCCCCGGTGGCGGGGCCAGCCTGGAGGAGCTGATCTCCCCGGATAACGAGGTTCGCTTCATCGACGCATTTGTCGATTCGCTTCCGCTAGATAAGCTGGGTTTCCGTACTGAATTCCCCGAGAACGGGCGCCCGGCCTATGCTCCCGCCGCTCTGCTCAAGCTCCTGGTCTACGGCTACCTGAACCGCATCCGCTCCTCCCGCTGCCTGGAGAAGGAATGCTGCCGCAACCTGGAGGTGATGTGGCTGCTGGGCCAGCTCGCCCCCGACCACAACACCATCGCCAATTTCCGCAAAAACAACAGTAAAGCTATCGCCCGCGTCTTCCGCTCCACGGTGAAGCTGGCCCAGCATTTTCACCTGATCGGGGGAGAGCTGCTGGCCGGCGACTCCACCAAACTCCGGGCCCAGAACTCGAAGAAGAACAATTACAACAGGGCCAAGATCGATCGCCACCTGGCCTACATCGACCGGAGGCTTGCTGACTGCGCGCTTGCCCTGGAAGAGGCCAATGATGCGGCCGTGACGCAAAAGCTGACTTGTACGTTGGCCCGCCACGCCCAGCGGCGGCAGTATTACCTGCACCTTCTGCAGCATCTGGAGGACTCAGGGGAGGAGCAGGTCTCGCCCTCCGATACCGAGAGCCGGCAGATGATTATTCGCAACACCATCACCGAGGTGGCCTACAACGTGCAGGCCACCGTGGACGCCCGCCACTGCCTTCTGATCGACTACCGGGTAACCAACCGCAACGACTCCAAGGCCATGGGCGCGATGGTCAGGCGGGCCAAGCGCATCGTGGGCAACAGCTCTTTCACTGCCCTCTTTGACAAGGGCTACCATACGGGCTCAGAGCTGGAGATCGCCCAACAGCTAGGGATTACCACGCTGGTAGCTGTACCGGCCCCCGCCTCCACGGCTCCAGATCCCGGCTACAACCTGGAGCACTTCGCCTATGACCAGGCGTCAGACGTTTACACCTGTCCCGCGGGCCAACAACTCACCACCAATGGCAGTGTTTACACCAAGCACAGGGGGCGCAGCAACCAGACCAGCTTCCACCAGTACCGCAGCAAGGCCTGTAAAACGTGCCCCGTGCGCCACCTCTGCACCGTGGCTAAGAACGGTCGGCTCATCGAGCGCAACCTCTACTCGCCCGTCTTCGAGCGCAACCGTCAAAACATAGAGAACAACCCAGCGCTTTACAAGCGGCGGCAGGCGATCGTGGAGCACCCCTTCGGTACGCTCAAACGGCAGTGGGGCTACAGCTACGTACTCACCAAGAAGGGCATGGGACGGGCCTCGGCCGACGTGGGGCTGATGCTGGTGGCCTACAACCTGCGCCGCATCCGCCGAATTGTGGGCTGGGAGCGGCTGCTGGCCTATGTCAGTTCCTTTGCGGGCATTCTAATCATGATGATGCACCTGAAGGGCTTAGTAGAAGCGCAACTGCCGAAATATAAAAAACTGACTTCCAATACAATATATCCGAAATTCCCTATCTTTAACAAGCCAACAGGCTGA
- a CDS encoding tyrosine-type recombinase/integrase, with the protein MSYMAWLWLSQELQIKDENLMRQLWEQSYSKGQEYISCPLAYIEKLFLLNYSMNTLRTYHSLLLRFLNSHESVGMEKINAFTEEDINAYHRGLVQAGTYSYSFVNQSVNAVKFYYHRVLGRHEVQLQHIERPEKADKLPLVLSKQDVLKILSATDNLKHRCMLQLLYASGLRIGEVINLKLTDVQSDRNLLLIRGGKGKKDRTTLLSPKLLETLRAYYKEYKPKVWLFEGQYGGQYTTDSLRQVFQACREKGGVKAKATPHTLRHSFATHLLEQGTDLRYIQTLLGHNSSKTTEIYTHVTSYALDKIVSPLDYL; encoded by the coding sequence ATGAGTTATATGGCCTGGCTGTGGCTCAGCCAGGAGTTGCAGATTAAGGACGAGAACCTGATGCGCCAGCTTTGGGAACAGAGCTACAGCAAGGGGCAAGAATACATCAGTTGTCCTCTGGCTTACATAGAGAAGCTGTTTCTGCTCAATTACAGCATGAACACACTTCGTACCTATCATAGCCTACTTTTACGTTTCCTTAACAGTCATGAATCCGTTGGTATGGAAAAGATCAATGCCTTTACGGAAGAGGACATAAATGCCTACCACCGTGGCCTGGTGCAGGCCGGTACCTATTCTTATTCTTTTGTGAACCAAAGTGTTAATGCTGTAAAGTTTTATTACCACCGGGTGCTGGGTCGCCACGAGGTGCAGCTACAACATATAGAGCGTCCTGAGAAAGCTGATAAATTGCCCCTGGTACTCAGCAAGCAGGACGTTTTGAAAATCCTTTCCGCAACGGACAACCTCAAGCACAGGTGTATGCTGCAGTTGCTCTATGCAAGCGGGCTGAGAATAGGGGAGGTAATCAATTTGAAGCTCACAGATGTGCAGTCGGACAGGAACCTGCTGCTTATACGTGGAGGCAAGGGCAAGAAGGACCGCACCACGCTTCTTTCGCCGAAACTGTTAGAGACCCTTCGTGCCTATTATAAGGAGTACAAGCCCAAAGTTTGGCTGTTTGAAGGGCAGTACGGCGGGCAGTACACAACCGACAGCTTACGCCAGGTATTCCAGGCCTGTCGTGAGAAGGGAGGAGTGAAGGCAAAAGCGACACCCCACACGCTACGGCATTCATTTGCCACTCACTTGCTTGAGCAGGGAACCGATCTTCGTTACATTCAGACGCTGCTGGGGCACAACAGCAGCAAAACCACTGAGATCTATACCCACGTTACCAGCTATGCATTAGATAAAATTGTGAGTCCGCTTGATTATTTGTAG
- a CDS encoding alpha/beta hydrolase has translation MKIKVLLAAFLFVSLLSALQSAYAQRPSTTGQTTFRVVEDGGTGPYSAIMLTESTLPTHTVFRPENLGAFGKKKKLPIIAWGNGACANSPWEHVNFLSEISSYGFLVIAIGPMPQEGEKGTGRSASSQLLDAIDWAVAQNNDKKSPYYHKIDVNKVAVSGMSCGGLQTLEVASDSRVSTVVVCNSGIFNTPGNGRSAMPNLTKQNLKSIHSPTLYMLGGETDIAYANGMDDYEQINHVPVFMANMDVGHGGTYGQPHGGEFAKVATAWYKWQLKGDSAAGKLFTGEPAGLSKDPNWKYEKKNLP, from the coding sequence ATGAAAATTAAAGTTTTACTTGCTGCTTTCCTGTTCGTGTCTTTGCTTAGCGCCTTACAGTCCGCTTATGCGCAGCGGCCGTCTACTACAGGGCAAACTACGTTTAGAGTGGTGGAAGACGGCGGAACAGGACCCTATAGCGCCATTATGCTCACCGAGAGCACACTTCCTACGCATACTGTCTTCCGGCCGGAGAACCTGGGTGCTTTTGGTAAAAAGAAAAAGCTGCCCATCATTGCCTGGGGTAACGGTGCCTGTGCCAATTCTCCCTGGGAACATGTAAACTTTCTGTCGGAGATTTCCTCTTATGGGTTTTTAGTAATCGCTATCGGACCTATGCCACAGGAAGGAGAAAAAGGGACTGGGAGATCGGCCTCATCCCAGCTCCTTGATGCCATTGACTGGGCGGTTGCTCAGAATAACGACAAGAAGAGCCCTTACTACCATAAAATTGATGTCAACAAAGTAGCAGTAAGCGGCATGTCCTGCGGTGGCCTGCAAACGCTTGAAGTGGCTTCCGACTCCCGTGTGAGCACTGTAGTGGTTTGCAACAGCGGCATTTTCAATACACCCGGGAACGGCAGAAGTGCCATGCCCAACCTTACAAAGCAAAACCTGAAAAGCATTCATTCTCCAACTCTATACATGCTAGGAGGTGAAACGGACATTGCATACGCTAATGGCATGGACGATTATGAGCAAATTAATCATGTACCGGTTTTTATGGCTAATATGGATGTTGGACATGGTGGTACATACGGCCAGCCGCATGGCGGAGAATTTGCCAAGGTTGCCACTGCCTGGTACAAATGGCAGCTCAAAGGTGACAGTGCGGCAGGTAAGCTGTTCACAGGCGAACCTGCAGGTCTTTCGAAGGACCCTAACTGGAAATATGAGAAAAAGAATCTGCCTTAA
- a CDS encoding alpha/beta hydrolase: protein MAQDGTIYPLKAPAEPKAIPLGTGGVDNQPAPETWFRQWGDPMARNISTATLTPFLPERGKANGMAVIVAPGGGFRWLSMSNEGWEVAEALAKQGIAAFVLKYRLHPTPESLDDFKAWMENPRGATASAPNASQGATPPGPPQLDLSNQLEDAEAAYAMILKRAKEWGVDTNRIGMIGFSAGAGLTMHATLNSKTMKLAFIGPIYGGMGPVEVPKNAPPMFNVIATDDFLFHGQFGVINSWFKAGIPVEFHLYQNGGHGFGLGNPDRTSNRWFEAFMHWLKVNDFVTAKSGNTRAVK from the coding sequence ATGGCTCAGGACGGTACCATCTATCCACTGAAAGCTCCAGCAGAGCCGAAGGCTATTCCGCTTGGCACAGGCGGTGTAGATAACCAGCCAGCTCCTGAAACCTGGTTTCGCCAGTGGGGCGATCCGATGGCACGCAATATCTCGACTGCTACCCTTACGCCTTTCCTGCCTGAACGAGGCAAGGCGAATGGCATGGCCGTGATCGTGGCACCAGGTGGCGGTTTCAGGTGGCTTTCGATGAGCAACGAAGGCTGGGAGGTAGCAGAAGCACTTGCCAAGCAGGGAATCGCTGCCTTTGTGCTCAAGTACAGGCTGCACCCTACTCCAGAGTCGCTCGACGACTTTAAAGCATGGATGGAAAATCCCCGCGGTGCCACAGCCTCGGCTCCAAATGCATCGCAAGGCGCAACACCGCCAGGTCCACCGCAGCTTGACCTTTCTAACCAGCTCGAAGATGCCGAGGCCGCCTACGCCATGATACTTAAACGGGCCAAGGAATGGGGCGTCGACACTAATCGAATAGGTATGATTGGCTTTTCAGCCGGTGCTGGCCTTACAATGCACGCCACACTTAATTCTAAAACCATGAAACTAGCCTTTATCGGCCCGATTTACGGCGGTATGGGTCCGGTAGAGGTGCCGAAGAATGCGCCTCCTATGTTTAATGTTATCGCTACTGATGATTTTCTTTTCCACGGTCAGTTTGGGGTGATTAATTCCTGGTTTAAAGCAGGTATACCCGTCGAGTTCCACCTCTACCAGAACGGTGGCCACGGTTTCGGCCTTGGTAATCCCGACCGGACCAGTAATCGCTGGTTCGAAGCCTTTATGCACTGGCTGAAGGTTAACGACTTTGTTACAGCTAAGTCCGGAAACACCCGGGCAGTAAAATAG
- a CDS encoding nuclear transport factor 2 family protein has translation MNIQENNKSVLKKANEAISVGDYEGFLSYCTDDTEWTFVGDKTLRGKEAVRQWMATAYMEPPKFVVANLIAEGDYVTALGNITLKDEDGLEALYAYCDVWQFRNGKMAGLQAFVIKPEAQG, from the coding sequence ATGAATATACAAGAGAATAATAAATCAGTATTGAAAAAAGCTAATGAGGCTATTTCTGTTGGCGACTATGAGGGATTTCTATCATACTGCACCGACGACACGGAGTGGACTTTTGTAGGTGATAAAACACTGCGCGGGAAGGAGGCCGTACGACAGTGGATGGCAACAGCTTATATGGAGCCGCCAAAGTTTGTAGTGGCAAATTTGATTGCCGAGGGGGATTATGTTACGGCTCTCGGTAATATAACGCTAAAAGATGAAGATGGGCTGGAGGCGCTTTATGCGTACTGCGATGTTTGGCAATTTCGCAACGGTAAGATGGCCGGATTACAGGCTTTCGTAATCAAGCCAGAAGCGCAAGGCTAG